Proteins from a single region of Nomascus leucogenys isolate Asia chromosome 2, Asia_NLE_v1, whole genome shotgun sequence:
- the LOC100599005 gene encoding liver carboxylesterase 1 isoform X1, whose translation MWLRALVLSTLAASTAWAGHPSSPPVVDTVHGKVLGKFVSLEGFAQPVAVFLGIPFAKPPLGPLRFTPPQPAEPWSFVKNATSYPPMCTQDPKAGQFLSELLTNRKENIPLKVSEDCLYLNIYTPADLTKKNRLPVMVWIHGGGLMVGAASTYDGRVLAAHENVVVVTIQHRLGIWGFFSTGDEHSRGNWGHLDQLAALHWVQDNIASFGGNPGSVTLFGESSGAESVSVLIFSPLSKNLFHRAISESGVALTPALVDEGDIKPLAEQIANTAGCETTNSAVMVHCLRQKTEEELLETTLKMNFLTLDLHGDPRESYPHTPTVIDGVVLPKTPEELQAERKFRTVPYIVGFNKKEFGWFLPTLMGYPLSEGKLNQKTAMSLLWKSYPLVHIPKELIPEAIEKYLGGTDDPVKKKDLFLDLMGDVLFGVPSVIVARNHRDAGAPTYMYEFQYRPSFSSDMKPKTVIGDHGDELFSVLGAPFLKEGASEEEIRLSKMVMKFWANFARNGNPNGEGLPHWPEYNQKEGYLQIGANTQEAQKLKDKEVAFWTNLFAKKAMEKPPQTEHIEL comes from the exons CAGGGCATCCGTCCTCGCCACCTGTGGTGGACACCGTGCATGGCAAAGTGTTGGGGAAGTTCGTTAGCTTAGAAGGATTTGCACAGCCTGTGGCCGTTTTCCTGGGAATCCCTTTTGCCAAGCCCCCTCTTGGACCCCTGAGGTTTACTCCACcgcagcctgcagagccatggaGCTTCGTGAAGAATGCCACCTCGTACCCTCCTAT GTGCACCCAAGATCCCAAGGCAGGGCAGTTTCTCTCAGAGCTATTGACTAACAGAAAGGAGAACATTCCTCTCAAGGTTTCCGAAGACTGCCTTTACCTCAATATTTACACTCCTGCTGACTTGACCAAGAAAAACAGGCTGCCG GTGATGGTGTGGATCCACGGAGGGGGGCTGATGGTGGGCGCGGCATCAACCTATGATGGGCGGGTCCTCGCTGCCCATGAAAACGTGGTGGTGGTGACCATTCAGCACCGCCTGGGCATCTGGGGATTCTTCAG CACAGGAGATGAACACAGCCGGGGGAACTGGGGTCACCTGGACCAGCTGGCTGCCCTGCACTGGGTCCAGGACAACATTGCCAGCTTCGGAGGAAACCCAGGCTCTGTGACCCTCTTTGGAGAGTCATCGGGAGCAGAAAGTGTCTCTGTTCTT ATTTTCTCTCCATTGTCCAAGAATCTCTTCCACCGGGCCATTTCTGAGAGTGGTGTGGCCCTCACTCCTGCTCTAGTGGACGAGGGTGACATCAAGCCCCTGGCTGAG CAAATTGCTAACACTGCTGGGTGTGAAACCACCAACTCAGCTGTCATGGTTCACTGCCTGCGACAGAAGACGGAAGAGGAGCTGTTGGAGACCACGTTGAAAAtg AATTTCTTAACTCTGGACTTACATGGAGACCCCAGAGAG AGTTACCCCCACACCCCCACGGTGATTGACGGAGTGGTGCTGCCAAAAACACCCGAGGAGCTTCAAGCTGAAAGGAAGTTCCGCACTGTCCCCTACATCGTCGGATTTAACAAGAAGGAATTTGGCTGGTTTCTTCCAACG ttgatGGGCTATCCACTCTCCGAAGGGAAACTGAACCAGAAGACAGCCATGTCACTCTTGTGGAAGTCCTATCCCCTTGTT CACATTCCTAAGGAACTGATTCCAGAAGCCATTGAGAAGTACTTAGGAGGAACAGACGaccctgtcaaaaagaaagaCCTCTTCCTGGACTTAATGGGGGATGTGCTGTTCGGTGTCCCATCTGTGATTGTGGCCCGGAACCACAGAG ATGCTGGAGCACCTACCTACATGTATGAGTTTCAGTACCGTCCAAGCTTCTCATCAGACATGAAACCCAAGACAGTGATTGGAGACCACGGGGACGAGCTCTTCTCTGTCCTTGGGGccccatttttaaaag AGGGTGCCTCAGAAGAGGAGATCAGACTTAGCAAGATGGTGATGAAATTCTGGGCCAACTTTGCTCGAAATGG AAACCCCAATGGCGAAGGGCTGCCCCACTGGCCAGAGTACAACCAGAAGGAAGGGTACCTGCAGATTGGTGCTAACACCCAGGAAGCCCAGAAGCTGAAGGACAAAGAAGTAGCTTTCTGGACCAACCTCTTTGCCAAGAAGGCAATGGAGAAGCCACCCCAGACAGAACACATTGAGCTGTGA
- the LOC100599005 gene encoding liver carboxylesterase 1 isoform X2 → MWLRALVLSTLAASTAWGHPSSPPVVDTVHGKVLGKFVSLEGFAQPVAVFLGIPFAKPPLGPLRFTPPQPAEPWSFVKNATSYPPMCTQDPKAGQFLSELLTNRKENIPLKVSEDCLYLNIYTPADLTKKNRLPVMVWIHGGGLMVGAASTYDGRVLAAHENVVVVTIQHRLGIWGFFSTGDEHSRGNWGHLDQLAALHWVQDNIASFGGNPGSVTLFGESSGAESVSVLIFSPLSKNLFHRAISESGVALTPALVDEGDIKPLAEQIANTAGCETTNSAVMVHCLRQKTEEELLETTLKMNFLTLDLHGDPRESYPHTPTVIDGVVLPKTPEELQAERKFRTVPYIVGFNKKEFGWFLPTLMGYPLSEGKLNQKTAMSLLWKSYPLVHIPKELIPEAIEKYLGGTDDPVKKKDLFLDLMGDVLFGVPSVIVARNHRDAGAPTYMYEFQYRPSFSSDMKPKTVIGDHGDELFSVLGAPFLKEGASEEEIRLSKMVMKFWANFARNGNPNGEGLPHWPEYNQKEGYLQIGANTQEAQKLKDKEVAFWTNLFAKKAMEKPPQTEHIEL, encoded by the exons GGCATCCGTCCTCGCCACCTGTGGTGGACACCGTGCATGGCAAAGTGTTGGGGAAGTTCGTTAGCTTAGAAGGATTTGCACAGCCTGTGGCCGTTTTCCTGGGAATCCCTTTTGCCAAGCCCCCTCTTGGACCCCTGAGGTTTACTCCACcgcagcctgcagagccatggaGCTTCGTGAAGAATGCCACCTCGTACCCTCCTAT GTGCACCCAAGATCCCAAGGCAGGGCAGTTTCTCTCAGAGCTATTGACTAACAGAAAGGAGAACATTCCTCTCAAGGTTTCCGAAGACTGCCTTTACCTCAATATTTACACTCCTGCTGACTTGACCAAGAAAAACAGGCTGCCG GTGATGGTGTGGATCCACGGAGGGGGGCTGATGGTGGGCGCGGCATCAACCTATGATGGGCGGGTCCTCGCTGCCCATGAAAACGTGGTGGTGGTGACCATTCAGCACCGCCTGGGCATCTGGGGATTCTTCAG CACAGGAGATGAACACAGCCGGGGGAACTGGGGTCACCTGGACCAGCTGGCTGCCCTGCACTGGGTCCAGGACAACATTGCCAGCTTCGGAGGAAACCCAGGCTCTGTGACCCTCTTTGGAGAGTCATCGGGAGCAGAAAGTGTCTCTGTTCTT ATTTTCTCTCCATTGTCCAAGAATCTCTTCCACCGGGCCATTTCTGAGAGTGGTGTGGCCCTCACTCCTGCTCTAGTGGACGAGGGTGACATCAAGCCCCTGGCTGAG CAAATTGCTAACACTGCTGGGTGTGAAACCACCAACTCAGCTGTCATGGTTCACTGCCTGCGACAGAAGACGGAAGAGGAGCTGTTGGAGACCACGTTGAAAAtg AATTTCTTAACTCTGGACTTACATGGAGACCCCAGAGAG AGTTACCCCCACACCCCCACGGTGATTGACGGAGTGGTGCTGCCAAAAACACCCGAGGAGCTTCAAGCTGAAAGGAAGTTCCGCACTGTCCCCTACATCGTCGGATTTAACAAGAAGGAATTTGGCTGGTTTCTTCCAACG ttgatGGGCTATCCACTCTCCGAAGGGAAACTGAACCAGAAGACAGCCATGTCACTCTTGTGGAAGTCCTATCCCCTTGTT CACATTCCTAAGGAACTGATTCCAGAAGCCATTGAGAAGTACTTAGGAGGAACAGACGaccctgtcaaaaagaaagaCCTCTTCCTGGACTTAATGGGGGATGTGCTGTTCGGTGTCCCATCTGTGATTGTGGCCCGGAACCACAGAG ATGCTGGAGCACCTACCTACATGTATGAGTTTCAGTACCGTCCAAGCTTCTCATCAGACATGAAACCCAAGACAGTGATTGGAGACCACGGGGACGAGCTCTTCTCTGTCCTTGGGGccccatttttaaaag AGGGTGCCTCAGAAGAGGAGATCAGACTTAGCAAGATGGTGATGAAATTCTGGGCCAACTTTGCTCGAAATGG AAACCCCAATGGCGAAGGGCTGCCCCACTGGCCAGAGTACAACCAGAAGGAAGGGTACCTGCAGATTGGTGCTAACACCCAGGAAGCCCAGAAGCTGAAGGACAAAGAAGTAGCTTTCTGGACCAACCTCTTTGCCAAGAAGGCAATGGAGAAGCCACCCCAGACAGAACACATTGAGCTGTGA